The stretch of DNA atttaaaacaatattcaATTTTGAAATGAACAGAAATACCCAATGGCACATACACATTTagttcttttttgtttattattctttaaaattttttaaatcaataattTGTGTCTGCACGGAACAGAACAGATGAGTTGTGGTATAATCATTGTTAAtttaacaaatgttttaaaaaagatgTGTACAGTGCTGGTTTACAGATTTATTATAGCAATATTACTGTGAACactttaattttaaggtaatattcattcattgtctgcaaccgcttatccagtccagggtcacggtgggtctggagcctacccagagtcactgggcgcgaggcgagaacacaccctggagggggcgccagtccttcacagggcgaaacacactcacacattcactcacacactcacacctagggacacttcgagtcgccaatccacctaccaacttgtgtttttggaccggagcacacggagaatacctacgcggacacagggagaacacactaaacgtGCCGCACACAGGGAATGTTTGATTTTCTTAATTTCAGCATAAAAATGATTAACCCTTGTATTGTCTTGTATGAGACATATTTGGGGACTTAAAAACAATTCAGAAATAAACTTTTGCTTCATAAAccattatatatatagatatataagcAATCTATAAATATAAGTAATATAATAGTATATAGGATTATATGGTACTTTCAACTGCTATGTGATTAAGCAATATTCACTGCACAGTGTACAATGATGCATATTTTTTGGAAAAGGTCATGCATTAGAGGTAACCACGCATTTACCATTATCAATGTTCCTTATAAAGCTCAGAAGGCATGTGTAAGTTCACTGTAAGTTCTGGAGAGTTAAAAATGTATCTGTGTGGCTGTCATTGTGCGCCTGATTACTATAACCACTGTAAAAGTAAGCGGAGTTGGTACATTTCTTTTCAATGAGCCATTTCATATCACAACATTGTGAATGACTACATCTCACAGCAACGACTACACTATCTAAAAAAAtcagtggaattcccctttaagagCTAACATGGCAGTGCTGGGAGGGATCTGGTGATGCAGttaaatgtgtgggtttaagTCTGAGGCAAGAGAGTAGAGGGTTGCCCAACACAAGGGCCTGGCTTTCTATGGAAGACTGTGTTAAGTGTCCATtattcgcacacacacacagacacacacacgcacacacacacgcacacacacacacacgcacacacatacgcacacacacacgcacactctctgTTTCGCACACACAAAGACCCAAATAATAACTGCCAATGTCCCTCATATAGCCTCTCCTAATTGCATGCGTTTTCTAAACAGCTGTGGACAGgagcagtaaactaaaaatccacattCTTAAAAGAATTGTGGCTACAAGTGTGTAGACACTTGTTCATCCAGCACTTTGTCTGTAACAAAGGTATTTAGCTGTATTCACAGTGGTAACATTATCTACCTGTCTAGGAAGGTTTTAGACCACAAATGGATcacttctgtgaggatttgatgaagTCCAgtcatgagagcattagtgCAGTCATGTATTGAATatggataattagttctggatcgcaAACACCACTCtgactcatcccagaggtattgaatagagctccatcactccagagaatgctgtTCTATTGATCCGCAGCCCAATGCCTGTGGGCTTtttacccctctagccaacaccTGACATAGAGCATGGTAacttgtgcagctgctcaaaagcattgttttatttcatgcttctctatggagattatacactCTGTGCATGCACTTGAATGTCGGTGTCCCCCCTGGCAGTATACATGCTCAGTCGGATGGTGAATTTATGTCTTCATATCCATAGATATTCACTTGACAGGACAGCCTTGGTATTTGTTAGTAACATGCTCGGCTAGAGGCTTCCGAAACGGACTCGATCCTTTCAAAAGACGCAAGACTTAAACACCCAATGGAAGTTAAATCTCTAAAATAGTAGTATGCAAATCAGGTCAAACCCATTATCTCGTTTAATTCGGGATTAACTTAATGTGTAATCTGCATTGTGAGGAGGTCATTCAGCTGATAGTGTTCAAATGGACATATGGACAAACAGTATCAATATGGAATGAGGCAATTAGGTTTAGCTCTTAGTGGAGGTAGATTCAAAGAGTCATAGAAATGGGGAAGTGTTTCTCAGTGGGTGTGGaagagtgtgtgttgggggggggggtgagagatagagagacagagagagatttagACAGTGTTATGAATGCTGACTCTTGTTGTCTAGGCTTCTTTTATATCCTCACTAATCCACAAACCTTGTGCTAACAATTAGCATTTTTTACTGATTTTTTCAGTGAAGCAAATAGTTAATTCATCCCCTACCGAGATCAAACACAAGACTGCATTTGTTCTTCTAATTTTAGAGCACAGTTCCTATTTATGTTTAACTTGctggggggaaaaaatcatAAAACATGCCCTAACTTTGGCATGggccacattttatattttttatgttcagtgtgttctctgtagacgATCTTGACGTGTCATCTGATCAGGTGCCGTATAActtttgcacactacactgtatacacataTATAGAACACATTCCAGgtaacaaacaaagaaaatgaagggggggggggggaatcaCTATAATTGAGAATAAGTCTGAAATCCAAGCTagcacctccacctccaccctgcCTGGAGCGTTTTCTCCACACCACTGAGTGTAGCGCCCAGCGCCCTGAAAGCACCTTAAGTGTAGGAACTAAATGCCAAGCTGGTCCATGCCATCATTCCATCTGCAACTAGACACTTCCTGTGGCCTTTCACCAAATCCGTCTCACTTTTCCGAAAAAGCTCTATACCTCCAGGAAAACCATACTACCTGAACTCCCTCAAGGGCTTAGACTGCATATAAGTTCAACAGGTTTCTGGTGCTTTTAATAAAGAGGTTTTTTTTGCCAGATTTTCTCCTCTAAACGGGTATTAATAGGGAGTTTCTTCTCCTTTGCTGCAGCAGCAGAACTCTGCTCTTATGGGacagctttacactagatgttggaacatttctgggaggatttgatggcattcagccaagaGAACATTAGCGAGGTTAAGTATTGattttgaatgtttaattttggaacacaaacaccacttcaacTCATCCAAAAGGGTCCAAATGGAGCTTCATTGCTACAGAACATATAGTTCCACTTCACCACAGCCAAACACCAGCGAGGCTGTATACCCTACTATCCTGCATTTGACATTCAggacattcattttttttgtttcattctttTCTGTGGTGATTATACAGTTTAATAACGTACACCTGCTGTTTCAATAATCATCAAGACTGTGGATGCACTATAGTGTGTATGGGCGCATTCTCCTAATGTGATAAAGAGCAATGATCGATAATACTGTAAAAGTtatttccagttcagggtcatggtaggtccacagcctacctggaaactcAGGGCAcacggcaggaacacaccctggacgagGTGCCatagtcacacctatggacactttttaatAAGCGCTCCACATAtcaacatgtggttttggatTTTTGGAAGAAAATGGAgcacgtggaggaaacccacatagtcACGTGgagaacaccaaactccacacacacagtggccaGAGGCAGGGTATAAACCCACAGCCCCAGGcttctgcagctgtgtgacagtgttgCGTCACCATGACCTAAGTGTTGCATCACCATCCTAAGACAAATCACAAAACAGAAGTTTATAAAATATTGTAGTTGCAGCTCAAGTATCACATTTATCAGAGCTGCATCTTTTCATTATATAACCTCCAAATTCCCATTTGAATTGAAGAACCTGAGGGTTGTTCTAGTACTTTGCACTAAAAAGAAAACTGACCACAAAACCTACCACAATTCATATCATGCAGACATTGTTAGCACACACGTGAATTCTTTAGGAATGCCCAGCTTTTCTTACAACAGACCATCTCTTCTCACGTTAAAACGTTAAAAAAGTTTTGTATTTACTTCCATTACAAGTTCGGAAAGTTAAGAAGTCAGCAGATTATGTGATTGTTGGGTTATTGGATTGACTGGATTGGACCAATGCAATTTAGATATGAAATTCAGAGGTTTCCTCACTATTCGCTAGCTCTCAAGTCTGACTGTGTGCTccaaactggtctaatgtgtttacaaaacctggctcggtctggtatgctagtgtctctctcgctctctgctcatgacagaggcatctggagttgttgTAGACAACAgacagaactccaaacgttgaaaagcacaaaccaaaatgaggaaattgttctgttcctgctccataaatggttcatattgatttattttataggGGGCTGCCGTGGCCTTGAGGTCAGAGAAGCGAGCTCCCGGGACCGGCAAAGAAAAATTcattcacagctgaagtgcccttaagcaaggcacctaacccccaaactgctccccgggcgccgAGTTGGTTTGTCGCCCccctgctctggttgtgtgcgtgttcactgcccctagtgtttgtgaagaattgctcactagtgtatTTTTGTGTTCGGGTCATATGCAGAGAAGTAATTTCCTTAAGAGGATCAATAAAGatgtctcttctctttctcttcttctaattttagctgtttctgatcacttaaggtggaaatgtctccaggagacggctaactgcaaatagtgaataaatacattccccttaaacatatcattccaccttaaaagaggtGCAGCTTAgagctgtgtttccccacagtcCCTTTAACTGTATTTATGCATTCATTTGGACACAAGTACCCTTCCTTTGGACAGAGAACACTTTAACACAGCTACGGGAAAGGAATGTGATGTTACATATGGCCGGGGAATAGCTGTTTTATTCTTTTCTCAGCGAATCAATAGAAACAGTAAACACTAAAACTTTCATACAAATAATTTATGACAGTTCCATGTACAGAAAGTGTTAACATGTTTTCAGGTAGAAAGTAAAAACAAGTTATTTgaccaggggtgtccaaaacatTGAGTACGACTGTGTCTGTGAAGTGCGCACTAAGACACTGAGACGTATCAAGCCTTGCTTTGTGTTTGCTCTTTTGGGCTGGGTCAGCATGTGCGGTTATTTCTGTCAGAGCCTCAGGTATCAGGGCTTGTTGAGGaaaggaggggtgtgtgtgtgtttttctgtgtgtgtgtgtgggttggtggtagtggtggtggtggtggtagtggtggaggtggggtggggggttgcaAGAGTGCTTCCAGAGTTAAGTAGGTAAACTGGCTCTAAGCTTATGCGGATCttttctcctccctccctctttcctcaCACTTCACAAGACCTTCCCTAAAGCCCCCGTGGGGCGGAGCCAACAAACacacgtaaacacacacacatacacacacaagccgCATGCACACACTCATACGCAACACACCTTAATCCTCACTCTGCCACCAAGGTCAATTCAATTATCCTGTTTTCTTAAAGAGTATGTGTGCCCATTTCACAGCCTGCTCAAATACACCAGAGATTACAGTTGCCTCACTTTTAATGATCTACATACCTATCAGCAGCAGTAGCTAAATGCTGCTCACACAGGTAGGGCCTGCTCCCCCCCTCCCCGCCCCCCCTTAACGACCCCCACCAGCGCGTTCTCATTCCTGAAGACGACAGcacgtttttgttttttaggttGATGAGGCTGTCTTGTGTcccatgtgtgtgtctgatatTAATGAGGAGATGAGTTTTCAACCCCAAACTCCCCACCTCAATCTATAAGAAGCTGTAATTGTCCAatatttcacactcacacaaaaaaGGATCTGTAGCTGAACTAATTCTGTAAAAAGGTTTGAATTGTACcaaatgaaattaaacaaatgaaataaagaCTACATACACCCAGCCGTCACAATGATTAAGAAAGATGTTCCAGTGTAAATCATTTCCCCAGCTTCGATAACAGTGTAACCAACTCGACTAGGCATATTCATATCTGAACTAAACCAAGCGAATGAGACTAGTACGCATAGTTTAGAGCTGTACAAACATTCATAATGCATCAGATATAGTCAAGCATGCAGGGCTAGGTCCAGAAGGTAAACCCTAGAATTAGCTTTTCTGTGCACATTACGTACCCCATAAATATATACTGTCATAGCTACTGTTACAAAGCTGTAGCACACGAGTCAGTGTGATCCTAATACGCAATTTTACAGTACATTATGTATTTAAGAAGAATactgtgtgtgagataaatcCAGTTAAACCAACTGTAAATCTAGGAATAAATCATTCAAGTTGTTACTAAGTAAGTGTCATAGCCATAATCTACTTCTATTTGCCACATCATTTTTTTTTGAAGATTTGCTAACAACAGTTTCCCATCATGCTTCCCATTTTAACTGAAAATGACAGGTAATGAGTCAAAGTGGAAATCTTTACATCTCAAGAGATTTAAACTATTTCAAAGCTTTAAAAAAGACACAAAGCCACAGCAACTGCTCAAACAGGCAGTAACTCCTCCTTCACAAAGTCGGGCTGAACCTCATACAGAAAATATACAATTTAAAGACTTTTTAGAGACCAGTTTTAATTGAAATTTAGACAAAAGaatgttatttaaatttgtttttcaggTTTGGTTCTTCGAAGTTAagttagcccttttccaccaaaagaacttgTTGTTGAAATAGTTTCGTTCTTGATTCTTAGAAGCTTGCTGCTTTCTAATGAACTACCCACGtttccaccagttttgatgggaaccaaggtTACACTATGAGCTGTGAGAGTTGCAGGGGCTCAGATGCACTCTTGCTGAGGCTGAATTCACCGCCCAAGTCAGAGATAAACGGACAGAGTCAAGACATTGTCGTGAATCATCCACTGTCATCATTTACAGTGGGGTCAGATCATAGCGATATTTGATACACATGCTGTCTCGCTGAGCCTGTGAAcagcagatttaaaaaaaaaacttgtgtcGAGCTAATAacaaccccaaaacactcaAACAGAGCGCTTTTCTGTTTAATTTCCATTAACTTATTTATGTAACTAATTAACCCTTGCAGCTCCACTTccctttatttgaggctctgagctctttctagAGCTTCTTTAGCTGGACACACCCATGAATTTTGTCACAGTTCACTCTTCTATGGTTCCAGCTGGAAAAAAACTTTTCTGGTTCCTGAACCAATTTATTTTAGTGGAAAAGGGCATGCTGGGATGCCAGTTCTCAATGCTGTCAGGTCACTGCACAAAGGATATAATTAAACTAACCACTTTTGTAATTTTGTAACTAAAAACAAAGAATGGTTTAGCACCTCTACAACGTCTTACTTCAGGGTCTTACCTGGAATGTCCTGGCTGTAGTTGTTCCAGTTGGATGTGGAGAGCATGGACGGCAGTGGTGATCCTCCACGGCTGTCTCCCTCGTTCTGCTGCGTGATGTGCCTGACCGTGTCCTTGTTCTTGCGGTTCTTCCTGCGGCCTGAGCCTGGTGCCTGCCAGCCCCCTTCCCCACCATTGCCCTGCTCTCCGGGTGTCCCTTGTGCCCCTCGGCCGGCCCCGTCCCGCACGTTGGACGGCGACACCTGCTCTTCTTTGACCTGGACAGAGCGGTAGTCTGCGGGCCACAGTGCCTGTGAACAGACGTCCTCCTGGCTCTCGTGGCTTTTAGGCTCCTGGTCCTCTTTGCCATAGGTGCTGCCACCTTCACCATGGCAACTAGCAATGGCAGAGTCCCCTGATGAATTAGCCGGACTAGTGCGACGATTCAGCCACGGCGAGGAGCTGCGGGCTGAGATCATAGAGGCCAGCGCTTCAGAGGCCACACCTCCTGCTCCCCCTGGCCCCATTCCTGCCCCCACCGAGCCCACCACGCCCATCTCCATGTCGGCCAGCTCGTCAGCCAGCTCGGAGCGGATACTGATGTCCAGCGCAGCCTTGATGAAGCCGTGACACGCCTGTACAATGTCAGTCATCTGCAGGTAGCTGGCGGCAGACATCACCTCGATGACGTTCTTGCTGGTGAGTGCCAGGTGGGCTGAGTACATGAAGTCCAGGATGGTCTTGAAGCCCTGCGCTGTCACAATGTCCAGGTGCGTGATAGTGGCCTGCTGCTCTGTGCCCTTTTTTACCTAGCAGGAATGGTGGGACAAAGGCCAGAAATATGTCATGATAAGTACTTACataactgagaaaaaaaaaagttcagttTTCAATACCAGACCATTATAGTATTGTTTAAAGTGGTAGAAAAGTGTAGTGTTGGTACACGTCTCAGACACTTTGGAGGGCCTCTCATATGTTGTCTTTGGTGGAGAACGTCTACCAGGTATATGGGTGCTGAATATTTATGAATTTCATAAACATGCTCCCTGAAGGGGCAGCTGCCTCTGTGGCTGCagcacatgagcttaagatcATTATCCTCAATGTCAAGTGTTGGCCAAATAATAAAATCTCCCACCACTGGGCTAAACAAATCATCAAATATTACTTACACACTACTCTACACCAGGTTGATGCTGTGTACATGCTGCTTGTATGAACCAGTGTTCCAGTACTGACAATACTAGATACGTATTAGGACAAGAACGACATGTCTTTATCCTCATAATGCCCACCCCTACCTGGCAGTAGAGGGTCTTGAAGTAGCGGCTGCTGCCCAGAAGCACATTCTTGTGGGCCTTGAAGATTTTTCCCTCTACAATGACACACACGTCGCACAGGATGCCGTGCTGCCGCTGCTCGTTCAGCTCACGCAGGAGCTGCCGGTAGTGCGACGTGATCTCCATGTCTTCCTTCCGGTTATTCATTGGATTTACTGGGTGGCTGCCTCTTCTGGACAGAGTCTGGTCGGGGAGAGGTACACACACTGGTCAATACTGGTCCTTTCAAAATGAAAGATTCTCAAAACAGAGTTATCTGAGGATTTGATCCTTGTCCTAGAAACATGAAACTGACTTTGGTGTTTCacattatttcagaagaaagagTCTAGTTTTCTCTTTCCATTGCCTCGGTTTATTCAGGCTTCATACTGTCTGTAGGCTACACTTACACGTGTTTTAGGTTTACAGTCAATAGACAGCCCCCTAAAAGAGATCATATCCGAGCTATAGACATGTCTAAAATGGCTACAATTAACTAAATTAATAATGACTAATGATTTTTGTAAAgagtttaaaattataatatatttttattaatgtccAAAATGCtcgtttaaatacatttaaataaaaagttaaattGTTAATCTACATTGTGTAATTTTGACAAGGGATACCAAAAATTGAAATGCAAGTGTACAGCTGATAAACTTATGGACGGCCATCAAATCCAGCCTTAGAATCATCTacattaaacatgtttaaacGTACTGCATATTTTACTAGCACGGTTTTGCTATATACACCATCAGCGTACATTTAACTGAGTGTTTTTCTCCTAAAGTTGAATTTAATTGAGGCCCATGGTTTGTGTCAGGACCAGCTTAAACATGAAATGTCATGGGGAATGCAGTGCCGAGGCGAGCGACATGCTTTGGCCGGTGCTGGACGCTGGAGGCGGGTGGTCTGCTGGGCAGCAGCCACGGCCTTCTCTACTCAAAATGAATCAGCTGTTCAGCAGCCCCATTTTCCACTTGATCACTCAACTAACTGACAAAATGCTAATTAAATCCAAGCATTTAACGACAGAAAAGGGGAAACGTGTGAAGAGCAGAGGCAGTGATTGCAGTAAAGTGCTTTATATGGGCACAGGGTAATTTTATTCCACAGCTaataaaccaaaacaaaagCATTATTAGTTGAACAATGAACACCTGAACAAGGTCTATTCCAGTCATAatcagagacagactgagagagagagagagagagagagagagagagagagagagaccaggcAGAGTCAGGAAGGTCAAAGGAAGTAGAAGAAAAGAGGGTGGATTCCTGGATTCCAGGTTTGTTCAAAGTCTAGACCAAATTGAGAGGCACTCCATGTGCATACACATAGAAGACATACACATAGAATAaacacacagatgtgtgtgtgtgtgcgtgcgacTCTGTTGGTCTGTATAGAGGTTAGCTCTGCTGCTTCACAtaggttatttatttttattttttgcaatgACGCGTAACGTTTGTGGTaaagttttgtatttttatatgaaGCTGACCAAAGAGTTTAACTGAGAAACAGACTGACAGTTATTACATAGTGTTTGCAGAGTTTTCTTGGGGCTGGAAACTGAATATACACCAGGGCCAGGGACGTCCTTCCAGGTAGGTGCCGACCAGTAGACGATTTACAACTGTTTTTCCAGGCCTTCCAGTTAATCTCTACTCCACTTTATGAAAATGAGCTGTGACATGAGGTAATGACAACTGATCAGAAATGAGGTTCTCAAATCCCGTGGAGTTGAGTTTTCCAACTAAATGAAATGTATGTTTATGAacttcaaaacaaataaaatatatataattataaatgatcatttataataaaaaagcGTATATATCATGACAATAATATTACAGTCATTATTTACTAtagtatacattatatattagaatataataatcattattattaagaaCAAATAAGTGCTTTCATGAAACTCGTGCAGGCCATAGTCTTTGTGAGTTTAATAttaaagtgaataaaaatatCATGTCCCGGATGTGTCCTGT from Hoplias malabaricus isolate fHopMal1 chromosome 5, fHopMal1.hap1, whole genome shotgun sequence encodes:
- the zbtb46 gene encoding zinc finger and BTB domain-containing protein 46; this translates as MTFDISGVKLIRAQESSATLSRRGSHPVNPMNNRKEDMEITSHYRQLLRELNEQRQHGILCDVCVIVEGKIFKAHKNVLLGSSRYFKTLYCQVKKGTEQQATITHLDIVTAQGFKTILDFMYSAHLALTSKNVIEVMSAASYLQMTDIVQACHGFIKAALDISIRSELADELADMEMGVVGSVGAGMGPGGAGGVASEALASMISARSSSPWLNRRTSPANSSGDSAIASCHGEGGSTYGKEDQEPKSHESQEDVCSQALWPADYRSVQVKEEQVSPSNVRDGAGRGAQGTPGEQGNGGEGGWQAPGSGRRKNRKNKDTVRHITQQNEGDSRGGSPLPSMLSTSNWNNYSQDIPGADEAEPGSDSRGERMDFFVKQEEAGETGFMSSSLAGEREEAGGRGQERGSSVANLRAALMSKNSLLSLGAEILSEENPLLFDYLPKGGHSLSLNDFTVIRKKFKCPYCSFSAMHQCILKRHMRSHTGERPYPCEICGKKFTRREHMKRHTLVHSKDKKYVCKVCSRVFMSAASVGIKHGSRRHGVCTDCSGRGMAALLDQNGEDASPEEELLYPGDHRFPGDHRFPDDGADGEEEMMAEAELMGDGEEESSKWAADSGMSQRDDGATDDGKEESDSAQEGEARAGSEKDFAWIS